In Rhodothermales bacterium, the genomic window CCTCAGCGTCGGCGCAATGATCTACATCGGCGGCACGCTCATCGGGTCGGTTCGCGGTTACAATGCGAGCGTGCAACCGACTGTAGTCCGCAACGTGGATGGCCAGATGGTGCCGGCTGCGCGGTTGACGATCGCGTTCTAGCGCCGCCTTTTCGGTGAAGCAAGCAGCGGTGCGGCGATCTCCCCGGAACCTCCGGCGTGGCGTACTTTTAGAGCACCGACCCAACCCCGGAGAACCCCGCATGGCCTACAAGGCAGTCATCGACCTGACGCAGAAGGCGCAGGACGACAAACGCAAGCAGCAAGCGAAGGAACGATTTCAGGAGCCGGAGCCCGCGCTCCCTCCGATGGACGTGAAGGACCTGCCGCCCGCCCTCCAGGACGGCGTCGAAGGCGTCGGCTGGCCGAGCCTGATGCCGGTGCAGCAGCGCGCGGTCCCGTACATGCTCGCCGGGCAGGACCTCATCGTGCAGGCCCGCACCGGCACCGGCAAGACCGGCGCGTTCCTCCTCCCCCTCCTCGAACTCCTCGACCCGCACAAGAAAGAGATGCAGGCCCTCGTGCTCGGGCCGACGCGCGAGCTCGCGCGGCAGATCCTCAGCGAGTTTGAGCGGATGAACGGCGGCCGGCCCGAAGAGGAGCGGCTCCACGCCGTGGCCGTCTACGGCGGCGTCGGCTACGGGCCCCAGGTGAGCGCGTTCAAAGAGGGCGCCCAGCTCGTCGTCGGCACGCCGGGCCGCGTGCTCGACCACCTCGACAAGGGGACGCTCCGGCTCGACGGGCTCCGCATCCTCATCCTCGACGAGGCCGACGAGATGCTCTCGATGGGGTTCTACCCCGCGATGAAGAAGCTCCAGCGCTTCCTCCCGCGCAACCGCCAGAGCTACATGTTCTCGGCGACGATGCCGTTCAAAGTGCAGCGGATGGGCGAGGAGTTCCTGCAAAAGCCCGGCTTCCTCACGCTCTCCTCCGGCCGCGTCCACGTCGACTCGATGGACCACCGCGCCTACCGCGTGAGCGCGATGGATAAGGACCGCACGCTCGTGCGCCTCATCGAGTTGGAGAACCCCGACGCGGCGATCATCTTCGCCAACACCCGGCGCGAGGTCGAGTACCTCGCCGCGTTCCTCCGCAACTTCGGCCACGACGCCGCCGAGATCTCCAGCGACCTCACGCAGAGCGCCCGCGAAGAGGTCATGGGCCGCCTCCGCAAAGGCGAACTCCGCTTCCTCGTCGCCACCGACGTGGCCGCGCGCGGGATCGACATCTCGGACCTCTCGCACGTGTTCATGTACGACGTGCCGCAGGACCGCGAGTACTACATCCACCGCGCCGGGCGGACGGCCCGCGCCGGCAAGACCGGCGTCGCCATCAGCATCGTCACCGCCGAGACCGAGCGCGTGCTCGACGAGATCGGGCGGAAGTACGACATCGAGTTTGACAAGCCGCCCGTGCCGACGGACGAACAAGTGGCCCAGCGCGTGAGCCAGCGGCTCGTCGTCTTGCTCGAAGAGGAGCTTCGCAACAAGACGCGGATGGAGCGCGAGCGGATGCAGCGGTTCGTCCCGCTCGCCCAGCGCCTCATCGCCGAAGAGGAGCCCGAACTCCTCGCGATGCTGCTCGACGAGTATTACCACGAGAGCCTCCACGCGACCGACGGGGAGGCGGAAGAGCAGGAGCGGCAGGAACGCCGCCCGAGCGACCGCGACCGCGGCTCCAGGAGATAACCCAACCGGACACCCCGATGCGCCCCCTCGGTCTGCTCGCCCTTTCGTTCGCGCTCGCCACCGCGGGCTGCGTCACGGCCCAAACCGCCGGCCCACCGCCGATGGAGTCGATGACAGCGGAATCGATGGAGGCGAAGCCGATGGATGCGGGGATGACCGACGAGATGAGCGCGGACGCGTACCGGCTCTACACCGCCGCCGGCGCTCCGTCCACGTTCGACGACCTCGTCGCCGCGATGCGCGACGCCGATGTCGTGATCCTCGGCGAGACGCACGACGACGCGACGACGCACGCCCTCCAACTCCGGCTGTTTCAGGCCGCGGCTACGCTCGACCGGCCCGTCGCCCTCTCGCTCGAGATGTTCGAACGCGACGTGCAGGGCGTGCTCGACGAGTACCTCGCCGGGACGATCCGCGAGCGCGACTTCCTCGACGCCGCCAGGCCGTGGGGCAACTACGTCACCGACTACCGTCCGCTCGTCGAGTTTGCGCGCGAGCGCGGGCTCCCGGTCGTCGCCGCGAACGCGCCGCAGCGCTACGTCAGCCGCGTCTCCCGACTCGGCCCCGACGCGCTCGACACGCTCCCGAGCGCGGTGCGCACCGTGCTGCCGCCGAATGTCGCCCCCGCTTCCGTAGCGCTCGAAGCGGAGTTCACCGCGCTCATGCAGGGGATGATGGGCCACGGCCATGGCGCCGCCCCCGACTCGACGACCTCGGACGCTGCCGCCGTCCACGGCAGCGCGCCCGACCTCACGAACCTGCTCCACGCGCAGAACCTCCGCGATGCCTCGATGGGCCACACGATCGCGACCTACCTCGACTGGCACCCGGGCCACCGCGTCGTCCACCTCAACGGGACGTTCCACAGCGAGGGCGGGCTCGGCGTGCCGGAGCACCTCCTGCGGTACCGGCCGGAGACCCGCACGCTCGTCGTCACCATGCGGCCCGACGACGCGTTCCCGGCGCTCGACCTCGCCGCGTTCCGGGGCGCCGACGGCTTCTTCGTCGTCGTCGATCCGGCCAGTCGGTAGCGAGCGGTCGGTAGCGAGCGGGCCGCGCGAGGTTGCAGCCTGCGGGGAGGGAATCGGCAGCGCGCCGTATGTTGTGCGCCTTCCTTTACCCACCCCGATGACCATGCGTTTTCTCCTGAGCCTCACCCTGCTCGCCCTCGCCCTCGGCGGCTGCGAGCTCGAAGACACCCGCCGCCCCGACGCCTCAGCGCAGCCCGCGCCCGCCGACTCGGCCGCCTCGACGGCGATGACGATGCAGCAGCGCCTCGACCAGTACACTCCCGTCCGCCTCGGGACGGACATCGAACTGACCGACGCGCAGCAGCAAATGATCCCCCTCCTCATCGACGCAGCCGAGGCGATGGACGAGGTGTTCTGGCTCGAAGCCTACGGCGACCGCGACGCGCTCCTCGCCGGCCTCGACCCGGCGGCCCGGCGCTACGCCGAGATCAACTACGGTCCGTGGGACCGGCTCGACGGCAACGAGCCGTTCCTCCCCGGTGTCGGCCCGAAACCGGCCGGGGCGAACTTCTACCCCGCCGACGTCACGAAGGACGAGCTCGAAGCCGCCGCCGCCGAGGACCCCGCCCTCCTCGACCTCTACACCCTCGTCCGCCGCGACTCCACCGGCGGACTCACCGCGATCCCGTACCACGAGGCCTTCCGCGAGCAGCACGAGCGCGCCGCCGCCAAGCTCCGCGAGGCCGCCGCCCTCGCCGACGAGCCCGGCCTCAAGCGCTACCTCACGCTCCGCGCCGACGCCCTGCTGTCCGGCGAGTACCAGCCCAGCGACCTCGCGTGGATGGACATGAAGGGCAACACGGTGGACTTCGTCGTCGGCCCGATCGAGACGTACGAGGACCAGCTCATGGGCGCGAAGGCGGCGCACTCGGCCTACGTCCTCGTCAAAGACCGCGAGTGGAGCGACCGGCTCGCCCGCTACGCCACGCTCCTGCCCCAGCTCCAGCGCGGCCTCCCCGTCCCCGACGAGTACAAGCAGGAAGAGCCCGGCACCGACGCCGACCTCGGCGCCTACGACGTGATCTACTACGCTGGCGACTCGAACG contains:
- a CDS encoding DEAD/DEAH box helicase produces the protein MAYKAVIDLTQKAQDDKRKQQAKERFQEPEPALPPMDVKDLPPALQDGVEGVGWPSLMPVQQRAVPYMLAGQDLIVQARTGTGKTGAFLLPLLELLDPHKKEMQALVLGPTRELARQILSEFERMNGGRPEEERLHAVAVYGGVGYGPQVSAFKEGAQLVVGTPGRVLDHLDKGTLRLDGLRILILDEADEMLSMGFYPAMKKLQRFLPRNRQSYMFSATMPFKVQRMGEEFLQKPGFLTLSSGRVHVDSMDHRAYRVSAMDKDRTLVRLIELENPDAAIIFANTRREVEYLAAFLRNFGHDAAEISSDLTQSAREEVMGRLRKGELRFLVATDVAARGIDISDLSHVFMYDVPQDREYYIHRAGRTARAGKTGVAISIVTAETERVLDEIGRKYDIEFDKPPVPTDEQVAQRVSQRLVVLLEEELRNKTRMERERMQRFVPLAQRLIAEEEPELLAMLLDEYYHESLHATDGEAEEQERQERRPSDRDRGSRR
- a CDS encoding ChaN family lipoprotein; its protein translation is MRPLGLLALSFALATAGCVTAQTAGPPPMESMTAESMEAKPMDAGMTDEMSADAYRLYTAAGAPSTFDDLVAAMRDADVVILGETHDDATTHALQLRLFQAAATLDRPVALSLEMFERDVQGVLDEYLAGTIRERDFLDAARPWGNYVTDYRPLVEFARERGLPVVAANAPQRYVSRVSRLGPDALDTLPSAVRTVLPPNVAPASVALEAEFTALMQGMMGHGHGAAPDSTTSDAAAVHGSAPDLTNLLHAQNLRDASMGHTIATYLDWHPGHRVVHLNGTFHSEGGLGVPEHLLRYRPETRTLVVTMRPDDAFPALDLAAFRGADGFFVVVDPASR
- a CDS encoding Zn-dependent hydrolase, giving the protein MRFLLSLTLLALALGGCELEDTRRPDASAQPAPADSAASTAMTMQQRLDQYTPVRLGTDIELTDAQQQMIPLLIDAAEAMDEVFWLEAYGDRDALLAGLDPAARRYAEINYGPWDRLDGNEPFLPGVGPKPAGANFYPADVTKDELEAAAAEDPALLDLYTLVRRDSTGGLTAIPYHEAFREQHERAAAKLREAAALADEPGLKRYLTLRADALLSGEYQPSDLAWMDMKGNTVDFVVGPIETYEDQLMGAKAAHSAYVLVKDREWSDRLARYATLLPQLQRGLPVPDEYKQEEPGTDADLGAYDVIYYAGDSNAGSKTIAINLPNDEEVQLQKGSRRLQLKNAMRAKFDQILEPIADALIVPAQRDNVTFDAFFANTMFHEVAHGLGIKTLIDGSGTTVREALKENASALEEGKADVLGLYMVQALHEDGEIGGELLDNYTTFLSSIFRSIRFGASSAHGRANLIRFNYFMEHGAFTRTEDGRYRVNPERMGEVVDMLSQQILRFQGDGDYEGVQRFVAEYAQIGPDLRADLDRLQAAMIPVDVTFEQGTGVLGL